A genomic region of Coriobacteriaceae bacterium contains the following coding sequences:
- a CDS encoding L-threonylcarbamoyladenylate synthase: MTASTLSRALRDGQAVIVATDTVYGLAALPGSMGYASIFELKERPADQVLPWLVHDVHVLDALADDVPAYARRLAQMFWPGALTLVVRASSAARELGDVADDGTIALRSPDAPELLALLAELDAPLACTSANVHGEPAPSRLTDVPASMRELPGGDSLPEVCCVGRASTIVDCTGPYPKILREGPIPEQVLLDVAAFGATLTSHE; the protein is encoded by the coding sequence ATGACGGCCTCCACGCTTTCTCGGGCGCTACGCGATGGACAAGCCGTGATCGTCGCGACCGATACCGTCTACGGCCTTGCGGCTCTTCCCGGCTCTATGGGATACGCGAGCATCTTCGAACTCAAGGAGCGTCCCGCCGATCAGGTGCTGCCCTGGCTCGTGCATGATGTCCACGTGCTCGATGCGCTCGCAGACGACGTTCCAGCCTATGCCCGTCGTCTGGCCCAGATGTTCTGGCCTGGTGCGCTCACCCTCGTCGTGCGTGCCTCGAGTGCCGCGCGCGAACTTGGTGACGTCGCAGACGATGGGACTATCGCGCTGCGCAGCCCTGATGCGCCCGAGCTGCTCGCGCTCCTCGCAGAGCTCGATGCCCCGCTCGCCTGCACGAGCGCGAATGTCCATGGCGAACCCGCGCCCTCGCGCCTGACGGATGTCCCCGCATCCATGCGCGAGTTGCCTGGTGGCGACTCTCTACCCGAAGTGTGTTGCGTTGGCCGCGCGTCAACGATCGTGGATTGCACGGGCCCTTATCCGAAGATACTGCGTGAAGGGCCGATACCCGAGCAAGTCCTACTCGATGTAGCTGCCTTCGGTGCTACACTTACAAGCCACGAGTAA
- the rpiB gene encoding ribose 5-phosphate isomerase B, whose product MRIALASDHGGFEQKEALKPWLEDLGFTVDDFGCDSEESVDYPDYAKRAARAVAQGDDDYGVLVCGTGIGMMIAANKVHGIRAANLTSTEFAKLSREHNNANIATLSGRFTSLEDNKAILETFLGTEFSGDRHARRVEKIMTIETEE is encoded by the coding sequence CTGCGTATCGCCTTGGCATCGGACCATGGCGGCTTCGAGCAGAAGGAAGCGCTTAAGCCGTGGCTCGAGGATCTTGGCTTCACGGTTGATGACTTCGGCTGCGATAGCGAGGAAAGCGTCGACTATCCCGATTACGCCAAACGTGCCGCCCGTGCCGTGGCACAGGGCGATGATGATTACGGCGTGCTCGTCTGCGGTACGGGTATCGGCATGATGATTGCCGCCAACAAAGTGCATGGTATTCGTGCCGCCAATCTTACGTCCACCGAGTTCGCCAAGCTTTCGCGCGAGCATAACAACGCGAACATTGCAACGCTTTCGGGACGTTTCACGTCCCTCGAGGACAACAAGGCAATTCTTGAAACCTTCCTCGGTACCGAGTTTTCGGGTGATAGGCATGCCCGCAGAGTCGAGAAGATCATGACCATCGAAACCGAAGAGTAG